Proteins encoded together in one Amphritea japonica ATCC BAA-1530 window:
- the odhB gene encoding 2-oxoglutarate dehydrogenase complex dihydrolipoyllysine-residue succinyltransferase → MSIEIKTPTFPESVADGTVATWHKQPGEACSTDELIVDIETDKVVLEVVAPSDGVIKEIIKGEGDTVLSEEILAIFEAGAAASAAPAAAATAAPAEAATDADKVGPAARKLIEENGLVASEIPGTGKNGGITKEDVVNFLKNKPAAAPAAPVQVDNAAALNIVSGERVEKRVPMTRLRATIAKRLVEAQQTAAMLTTYNEVNMKPVMELRKQYKDLFEKTHNGTRLGFMSFFVKATTEALKRFPAVNASIDGNDMVYHGYQDIGVAVSTSRGLMVPVLRDCDAMTLADVESTIADFGARGRDGKLGLDDMQGGTFTITNGGVFGSLMSTPILNPPQTAILGMHKIQERPMAVNGQVEILPMMYLALSYDHRMIDGKEAVQFLVTIKDLLEDPARMLLEV, encoded by the coding sequence ATGTCAATCGAAATCAAAACGCCGACCTTCCCTGAATCCGTAGCCGACGGTACTGTAGCGACCTGGCACAAGCAGCCGGGTGAGGCTTGTTCAACCGATGAGCTGATCGTTGATATTGAAACAGATAAAGTTGTATTAGAAGTTGTAGCGCCGTCTGATGGTGTGATTAAAGAGATCATTAAAGGCGAAGGCGACACTGTATTAAGTGAAGAGATACTGGCTATCTTTGAAGCGGGTGCTGCGGCGTCTGCTGCCCCAGCGGCGGCTGCAACTGCAGCGCCGGCTGAAGCGGCGACAGATGCTGATAAAGTAGGCCCGGCTGCACGTAAACTGATCGAAGAGAACGGTCTGGTTGCAAGCGAGATTCCAGGTACGGGTAAGAATGGCGGTATCACCAAAGAAGATGTTGTTAACTTCCTTAAGAATAAGCCAGCTGCAGCACCTGCAGCGCCTGTTCAGGTTGATAATGCTGCTGCACTTAACATCGTTTCCGGTGAGCGTGTAGAAAAGCGTGTTCCAATGACTCGCCTGCGTGCCACGATTGCTAAGCGTCTGGTTGAAGCACAGCAGACAGCTGCCATGCTGACAACCTACAACGAAGTTAACATGAAGCCGGTTATGGAGCTGCGTAAGCAGTACAAAGACCTGTTCGAGAAGACCCATAACGGTACTCGACTTGGCTTTATGTCTTTCTTTGTTAAAGCGACTACTGAAGCGCTGAAGCGTTTCCCAGCTGTAAATGCCTCTATCGATGGTAATGATATGGTATACCACGGTTACCAGGATATCGGTGTAGCAGTTTCTACTTCGCGCGGTCTGATGGTGCCTGTGTTGCGTGATTGCGATGCTATGACGCTGGCAGATGTCGAGTCTACTATTGCTGATTTCGGTGCACGCGGCCGTGACGGAAAGCTTGGCTTGGATGATATGCAGGGCGGAACCTTTACTATCACTAACGGTGGCGTATTCGGCTCTCTGATGTCTACTCCGATCCTTAATCCGCCGCAGACTGCCATTCTGGGAATGCACAAAATCCAGGAGCGTCCGATGGCTGTTAATGGTCAGGTAGAAATCTTGCCGATGATGTATCTGGCGCTTTCCTACGACCATCGTATGATTGATGGTAAGGAAGCGGTACAATTCCTCGTGACTATTAAAGATCTTCTGGAAGATCCTGCACGTATGCTGCTGGAAGTCTGA